The Mesobacillus jeotgali genome window below encodes:
- a CDS encoding ABC transporter permease subunit, whose product MNKKLIWLIAAKDIRGITSSVQVWLGLILLPLIFSVIFPLAFILLVKNVPITSPELTDLVENIVQGLKGTESGELIGSLPSMNHQIIFVIVNYLLGSIFLLIPTINAMMISLHSFVGEKEKRTMETLLFSPITVMELFIGKVLAALIPSIIITWVSFFLFGVITVSLTYNMFGYFIFPNANWLILMFWVVPMITIFTILVNVFISARAKGFQEAQQLGGIIILPVMGLFIGQATGFLVINPLLLTLIGLTILILNFILLKFMTKYNDRNTLFEKQI is encoded by the coding sequence ATGAATAAAAAGTTAATATGGCTTATAGCAGCTAAAGATATAAGAGGAATAACCAGCTCCGTCCAGGTATGGCTGGGACTGATTTTATTGCCGCTGATTTTTTCGGTGATTTTTCCGTTAGCTTTCATTCTTTTGGTAAAGAATGTACCAATTACATCCCCGGAATTGACTGATTTAGTTGAAAATATTGTGCAGGGGCTTAAAGGTACAGAGAGCGGGGAACTGATAGGCAGCCTCCCAAGCATGAACCATCAAATTATTTTTGTCATTGTGAATTATCTGCTTGGTTCGATCTTTTTGCTTATACCGACCATTAATGCAATGATGATTTCCCTTCATAGTTTTGTTGGTGAGAAGGAAAAACGCACAATGGAAACCCTATTGTTTTCTCCTATTACTGTGATGGAATTGTTCATTGGTAAAGTTCTTGCAGCATTGATTCCATCAATTATTATTACTTGGGTAAGCTTCTTCCTGTTTGGCGTGATCACTGTAAGCTTGACTTATAATATGTTTGGTTATTTTATTTTCCCAAATGCAAATTGGTTAATACTGATGTTTTGGGTTGTCCCGATGATTACCATCTTCACAATCCTTGTGAATGTGTTCATTTCTGCCAGGGCTAAAGGTTTTCAGGAGGCACAGCAGCTGGGAGGTATCATAATCCTTCCTGTCATGGGTCTTTTCATAGGCCAGGCAACCGGCTTTCTTGTCATTAATCCCCTTTTACTTACATTAATAGGTCTCACCATTTTGATTTTGAATTTTATCTTATTAAAATTCATGACCAAATATAATGATCGAAATACTTTATTTGAAAAGCAAATATAG
- a CDS encoding ABC transporter ATP-binding protein, with protein sequence MKQNVIELDAVSKHFGDQVVLNNVSMSVKEGNIVGLLGPNGSGKTTMIRLMNGVINPTDGTLSILGMDPGIEGDAVRKATGILTENAGLYHEMSGLDNLIFFSKLYGNYDSKKIHLYLEEFELDDHMHKKVGAYSTGMKRRLGIIKAILHNPKLLFLDEPTNGLDPEGIKLVLKFLKDLNEREGTTIFLCSHILHQLEHVCKEYFFLNDGKITDSGTIHELQQRHVSQIKLKVITNLLPDVSLWEGYPVLIKDKNTLQFLLPSSEHITPLLQKIIRGYWVHHVEVENNDLESLYFKIRSGVDE encoded by the coding sequence ATGAAGCAAAATGTAATTGAACTAGATGCAGTTTCAAAGCATTTCGGGGATCAAGTGGTACTTAACAACGTATCCATGAGTGTAAAAGAAGGAAATATTGTAGGTCTTCTAGGTCCAAATGGTTCTGGTAAAACAACTATGATCCGCCTTATGAACGGTGTGATCAACCCAACAGACGGAACGTTATCCATACTCGGCATGGACCCGGGTATCGAGGGAGATGCGGTGAGGAAGGCAACTGGAATTTTGACTGAAAATGCTGGTCTGTATCACGAAATGTCTGGACTTGATAATCTTATTTTCTTTTCCAAACTATATGGAAACTATGACTCAAAGAAAATCCACCTTTACTTGGAGGAATTTGAACTTGATGACCATATGCATAAAAAAGTAGGCGCGTATAGTACAGGGATGAAACGTAGGCTGGGGATCATCAAGGCGATTCTCCACAATCCTAAACTCCTTTTTCTCGATGAACCTACGAATGGACTGGACCCCGAGGGAATTAAATTGGTACTAAAGTTTCTGAAGGACTTAAATGAGAGGGAAGGAACGACTATATTTCTTTGTTCACATATATTGCATCAGCTAGAACATGTTTGTAAAGAGTACTTTTTTCTAAATGACGGTAAGATCACTGATTCTGGTACTATTCATGAGCTTCAACAAAGGCATGTGAGCCAAATTAAATTGAAAGTTATTACTAATTTGCTGCCTGATGTATCACTTTGGGAAGGGTATCCGGTTTTAATAAAGGATAAAAATACATTGCAATTCTTATTGCCTTCAAGTGAACATATAACCCCTCTGCTTCAAAAAATCATCCGTGGTTATTGGGTTCACCATGTGGAGGTTGAAAATAATGATTTGGAATCCCTATATTTTAAGATCAGGAGTGGGGTCGATGAATAA
- a CDS encoding FtsX-like permease family protein produces MRLKDQFNFVRQNMKKNRTRLFMTILATAMSVAFLIVLASVGFGLHKSIVKETLERRIVTEIEVPGKEDSNNGFTQLTNEDISYFEEIKDVKAVTRRKNLQNYMFEVDEHLTDAEAVVAHMPSETKAGLELSEGRLPKAENEVVVGYHFFHDLRPNNEVTEELYDEKGQIKEEFRYKGELVGKKITMNVIKFEDGKEVKEPLEVTVVGIRKKPTKEWIYDSVVFVSEGVLQQVEEFTGTPRGMLKDPNNPDMELPTIPADQYDQVKIYAKDMEAVKDITAKLKENNYLSYSVINELKDVNVMFTIVKAGLIFIGTIAIIIASIGIYNTMTMAVTERAPDIGIMKAIGANPKTIKKIFLLESSYIGLIGAAIGTIVAYAISFIVNFGLPLIIKQAFGEEPPEGLIFSHIPYTLPLISFIICYLVTILSGLRPAQRATKVDVLQAMRREV; encoded by the coding sequence ATGAGGCTTAAAGATCAATTTAATTTCGTCAGGCAGAATATGAAAAAGAACCGGACCCGGTTGTTCATGACAATACTGGCGACGGCAATGAGCGTAGCTTTCCTTATTGTACTGGCTTCAGTGGGGTTTGGGCTTCATAAATCAATAGTAAAGGAAACGCTGGAGAGAAGGATTGTCACAGAGATAGAAGTCCCCGGAAAAGAGGATTCTAATAATGGCTTCACACAGCTGACGAATGAAGATATTTCTTACTTCGAAGAAATAAAGGATGTCAAGGCCGTGACACGAAGAAAAAACCTGCAGAATTATATGTTTGAAGTGGATGAACACCTGACAGATGCCGAGGCAGTAGTGGCGCATATGCCATCTGAAACAAAGGCTGGGCTTGAACTTTCGGAAGGCCGGCTTCCAAAAGCAGAGAATGAAGTGGTCGTTGGGTACCATTTCTTCCACGATTTACGCCCTAATAACGAGGTAACTGAAGAACTTTATGATGAAAAAGGACAGATAAAAGAAGAATTCCGCTATAAAGGCGAATTGGTCGGCAAGAAAATTACCATGAATGTCATCAAGTTCGAAGACGGTAAAGAGGTGAAAGAACCTTTAGAAGTAACAGTTGTCGGAATCCGCAAAAAACCAACAAAGGAATGGATTTACGACAGTGTAGTATTTGTTTCAGAAGGAGTTCTTCAGCAGGTTGAGGAATTCACTGGCACGCCACGTGGAATGCTGAAGGATCCCAACAATCCAGACATGGAACTGCCAACCATCCCTGCTGACCAGTATGATCAAGTGAAGATTTACGCAAAAGATATGGAAGCAGTGAAAGATATTACGGCAAAATTAAAAGAAAATAATTACCTATCCTATTCGGTCATTAATGAGCTCAAAGATGTCAATGTCATGTTCACCATCGTAAAAGCTGGTTTAATATTTATAGGGACCATCGCAATCATCATTGCATCAATCGGGATCTATAACACAATGACTATGGCTGTTACAGAAAGGGCACCTGACATAGGAATAATGAAGGCCATTGGTGCGAATCCAAAGACAATCAAAAAGATTTTCCTGCTTGAAAGCAGTTATATCGGGTTGATTGGGGCAGCGATTGGAACTATTGTCGCTTATGCCATCAGCTTTATCGTCAATTTTGGGCTCCCACTCATCATTAAACAGGCGTTCGGAGAAGAACCGCCAGAAGGTTTGATATTCAGCCACATCCCATATACATTGCCACTCATCAGTTTTATCATCTGCTACCTTGTCACCATCCTGTCCGGGCTGCGTCCTGCACAGCGGGCCACTAAAGTTGATGTTCTCCAGGCAATGAGAAGGGAAGTATAA
- a CDS encoding ABC transporter ATP-binding protein: MIEIKDLSHDFKIGKKGRETVIPVLKNVSFKVNNGEIVTIVGRSGSGKSTLLNLVSGFIRPKEGEIMINGVKTSSMNETKFADFRIEHLGFIFQSFQLIPSMTAYQNVELPLILKGIKEEEGKIRTNEILEMVGLSDYQDHYPGELSGGQQQRVSIARALIVNPPIILADEPTGSLDSETEEDLLNFIIKLNRELGITFLIITHDDKVAQIGHRTIELRDGKVVEEVYANEA; this comes from the coding sequence ATGATAGAAATCAAAGATTTAAGTCATGATTTTAAAATAGGCAAGAAAGGGAGGGAAACGGTAATCCCTGTGTTGAAGAATGTTTCATTCAAAGTGAACAATGGTGAAATTGTCACGATTGTGGGCAGAAGTGGATCAGGTAAATCAACCCTCCTTAACCTTGTCAGCGGATTTATCAGGCCAAAAGAGGGAGAGATCATGATTAATGGGGTGAAAACATCCTCCATGAACGAAACAAAATTTGCGGATTTTCGCATTGAGCACCTTGGATTCATTTTTCAAAGCTTTCAGCTGATTCCTAGCATGACTGCCTATCAAAATGTTGAACTGCCGCTAATCCTTAAGGGGATCAAAGAAGAAGAGGGGAAAATACGCACTAATGAAATCCTTGAAATGGTGGGATTATCAGACTACCAGGATCATTATCCTGGTGAGCTTTCCGGTGGGCAGCAGCAAAGGGTGAGCATTGCCCGAGCGCTAATAGTCAATCCGCCCATCATTCTTGCAGATGAACCAACTGGCAGTCTGGACTCAGAAACAGAGGAAGATTTACTGAATTTCATCATTAAATTAAACAGGGAGCTTGGCATTACATTTTTAATCATCACCCATGATGATAAGGTAGCACAAATAGGGCATCGAACCATTGAATTAAGGGACGGTAAAGTTGTTGAGGAGGTATATGCAAATGAGGCTTAA
- a CDS encoding RNA polymerase sigma factor produces the protein MAILDFDELYRIHGKKLCQIAFSITKDRHLAEDVVQETFIKAYKKADTIVDTHKIGSWLAAIAARTAIDYLRAEKRRKWLPSDQSIMEQIFSDHDTEQSLEKEVEIILFKEEIQHMLYLLTNEYQQVLVLRFQYGLKEDEIACKLNLKSGTVKTRLHRARKQLKKVMSEKYPA, from the coding sequence ATGGCTATTCTTGATTTTGATGAGCTTTATAGAATACATGGAAAGAAGCTGTGTCAAATTGCTTTCAGTATCACAAAAGACAGGCATCTGGCAGAAGATGTTGTCCAGGAGACTTTTATAAAGGCATATAAAAAGGCAGATACCATCGTAGATACGCATAAAATCGGCTCATGGTTAGCAGCAATCGCTGCAAGAACGGCCATTGATTATTTGCGGGCAGAAAAAAGGAGGAAGTGGCTTCCGTCTGACCAGTCCATCATGGAGCAAATTTTCAGTGATCATGATACCGAGCAATCGCTTGAAAAGGAAGTCGAAATCATTCTTTTCAAAGAGGAAATCCAGCACATGCTTTATTTGTTGACGAATGAGTATCAGCAAGTATTGGTATTAAGGTTCCAGTACGGTTTAAAAGAAGATGAAATCGCCTGCAAGCTAAATTTAAAGTCAGGCACAGTCAAAACTCGGCTTCATAGAGCACGGAAACAATTGAAAAAAGTTATGTCAGAGAAATACCCAGCCTAA
- a CDS encoding DUF6449 domain-containing protein, which yields MQSKISLFNKEMVLQVGRNVGWISAIYFLALFFAIPLQIMMIYSSENYRNLMPVQRLFDFQFPIQFIMFITVPVVMAIFLYRFLHVKQAADLIHSLPIKRQQIFHFYTLTGFAFLIVPVILVLLITVIIHGAYDLNLYFQLEDIFRWAGIVILYNSVFFLSGVFIAMVTGISVVQGVLTYIMLLFPAGFTLLIIYNLGLMLYGFPSDYYQIRNIEYLSPISHLAFLEGENISAKSYFIYSALVLVLYFLSLYLYKKRNIEAASEAIAFNGLRIIFKYGVAFCMMLLGGMYFDAMQNKFAWLIFGYAAGGIIGYYAAEMVLQKTWRVFGRVKGLGYFAAGMVVLILISQAFAPYEKKVPALDDIKSVTYANHIYIHQDDRLAPKPLLQKETIEAVRIFHESILKNERINEQKMESQESALFIYELKNGKKLVRQYTIDRYDYEPLLKEIYESLEYKRAHEPIFRINTGDITSIRINKHFSESPLTITDENKINEAFEILKKEIEQEPFTIDSYPVGNQSTIEIMSGINNFDHIELKQSYKSFIAWLEKNDMLEEAMVTPEDIEYIVVSNESIKEEQFKEYPEEEITNRIMNDRNALKLSDRDHVLSAIESAGHGWFNESPYTAIFVYKNGNYKEIRTFSDNHVPDFIREYFKEN from the coding sequence ATGCAATCAAAAATATCCTTGTTTAACAAAGAGATGGTGCTGCAGGTTGGAAGAAACGTCGGCTGGATTTCCGCTATTTACTTCCTTGCTTTGTTTTTTGCGATTCCATTGCAAATTATGATGATCTATTCCAGTGAAAATTACCGAAATTTAATGCCGGTGCAGAGATTATTTGATTTCCAGTTTCCTATTCAGTTCATTATGTTCATTACAGTACCAGTGGTTATGGCAATCTTTCTTTATCGCTTTCTGCACGTCAAGCAAGCAGCGGATTTAATCCATAGTCTGCCAATCAAACGGCAGCAAATCTTTCACTTTTACACTCTGACGGGCTTTGCGTTTCTGATTGTTCCAGTCATCCTAGTTTTGTTGATTACTGTCATTATTCACGGTGCGTATGATTTGAATCTATATTTCCAGCTGGAGGACATTTTCAGATGGGCAGGTATTGTCATCCTATATAACTCTGTATTTTTCCTTTCAGGTGTATTTATTGCAATGGTTACAGGAATTTCGGTGGTACAGGGAGTCCTGACATATATCATGCTATTGTTTCCAGCCGGGTTCACTTTACTGATCATTTATAACCTTGGATTAATGCTGTACGGATTTCCAAGTGATTATTATCAGATCAGGAATATAGAATATCTTTCACCTATATCGCATCTGGCTTTTTTAGAGGGCGAGAACATCAGTGCCAAATCCTATTTTATCTACTCAGCTCTTGTTTTGGTTTTATATTTCCTTTCTCTATATCTCTATAAAAAAAGGAATATAGAAGCAGCCTCAGAAGCTATTGCTTTTAATGGTTTGAGAATCATTTTTAAATATGGAGTCGCTTTCTGTATGATGCTGCTTGGTGGCATGTATTTTGATGCTATGCAGAATAAATTTGCCTGGTTGATATTTGGATACGCTGCCGGGGGAATCATCGGATATTATGCTGCCGAAATGGTTCTTCAGAAAACTTGGAGGGTTTTTGGGAGAGTAAAGGGCCTGGGATACTTTGCTGCCGGGATGGTAGTCTTGATTTTGATTAGTCAAGCATTCGCTCCCTATGAGAAAAAAGTGCCTGCACTTGATGACATCAAGAGTGTCACCTATGCTAATCACATTTATATCCATCAGGATGACCGACTTGCTCCAAAACCACTTTTGCAAAAAGAAACTATTGAAGCTGTCCGAATCTTTCATGAAAGCATTCTTAAGAATGAAAGAATCAATGAACAAAAAATGGAATCCCAGGAATCTGCTCTGTTTATCTATGAACTCAAAAATGGAAAAAAACTAGTTCGCCAGTACACCATTGATCGATACGACTATGAACCACTATTGAAGGAGATATATGAATCACTGGAGTATAAGCGTGCACATGAGCCTATTTTTAGGATCAATACGGGAGACATAACCTCCATTAGAATAAACAAGCACTTTTCTGAAAGCCCATTGACCATTACTGATGAGAACAAAATCAACGAGGCTTTTGAAATCCTTAAAAAGGAAATTGAACAGGAACCGTTCACCATTGATTCTTATCCGGTAGGCAATCAGTCAACCATTGAAATTATGTCGGGTATAAACAATTTCGATCATATAGAACTAAAACAGTCATATAAAAGCTTCATCGCATGGCTGGAGAAAAATGACATGCTTGAGGAAGCAATGGTGACGCCAGAAGATATTGAATATATTGTCGTGTCAAATGAGTCGATTAAAGAAGAACAATTCAAGGAATATCCAGAAGAAGAAATAACCAATCGAATTATGAACGATAGAAACGCGCTTAAACTGAGTGATCGCGACCATGTGTTATCAGCGATTGAGAGCGCAGGTCACGGCTGGTTTAATGAATCGCCGTACACAGCAATTTTCGTTTATAAAAACGGGAACTATAAGGAAATACGTACTTTTAGCGATAATCATGTTCCCGACTTTATCAGAGAGTATTTTAAAGAAAACTAA
- a CDS encoding ABC transporter ATP-binding protein, whose translation MIQMIEINKTFEKQEAVKNVNMTINKGSIYGLIGSNGAGKTTIIKLIAGIYKQDDGQVLLDGSPIFENQALKEKIFYISDQPYFFPQYTVKQMAKFYKSIYPAWNEDRFLKLAEVFDFSMNKKLHSFSKGIQRQAAFWLALSTMPEVLILDEPMDGLDPVARKKVKNLLIQDVADREMTILISSHNLREIEDICDHIGILHHGSLLMEKDLDDLKSDIHKVQVAYRGDTPNHLENQLALLHCERRGSVMVCIIRGKKDEIQKVINLTEPVIFDILPLTLEEIFIYEMGDIGYAIKNILV comes from the coding sequence ATGATTCAAATGATAGAGATAAATAAAACATTTGAAAAACAAGAGGCCGTTAAGAATGTCAATATGACGATCAATAAAGGCTCCATTTATGGGTTGATTGGATCTAATGGAGCTGGCAAGACAACCATCATTAAATTGATTGCGGGTATATATAAACAGGATGATGGACAGGTGCTTCTCGACGGTTCACCAATTTTTGAAAATCAGGCTTTAAAGGAGAAAATATTTTACATATCCGATCAGCCATACTTCTTTCCTCAGTACACCGTCAAACAGATGGCGAAATTCTATAAAAGCATATATCCTGCATGGAATGAAGATAGGTTCCTGAAATTAGCGGAAGTCTTTGATTTCAGCATGAACAAAAAATTACATTCATTTTCTAAAGGAATTCAAAGACAAGCTGCCTTCTGGCTTGCTTTATCCACGATGCCGGAAGTTTTGATTCTTGATGAGCCTATGGATGGATTGGATCCGGTTGCTAGGAAAAAGGTTAAGAACCTCTTAATACAGGATGTGGCAGACCGGGAAATGACGATTTTGATTTCCTCGCATAACTTGCGGGAAATTGAAGATATCTGCGACCACATCGGAATATTGCATCATGGCTCCCTTCTCATGGAAAAAGATCTTGATGATCTAAAATCTGATATCCATAAGGTCCAGGTAGCCTATCGGGGGGATACTCCAAATCATCTGGAAAATCAGCTGGCATTGCTGCACTGCGAAAGAAGGGGAAGTGTCATGGTATGCATTATCAGAGGAAAAAAAGATGAAATACAGAAAGTGATCAATCTGACTGAGCCTGTTATCTTTGATATCCTCCCATTAACTTTAGAAGAAATTTTCATATACGAAATGGGGGATATCGGCTATGCAATCAAAAATATCCTTGTTTAA
- a CDS encoding GntR family transcriptional regulator, whose translation MFELDLRSRKPIYEQLVDKMKELIINEVLKPDEQLPSVRQMAQQLTINPNTIQKAYRELEVQGFIYSLKGKGSFVNPMDPGKDADKILQVKQDLEKLLQEALYLGIPAEELHEMIKNIDALKGGTGQDDSNDRDK comes from the coding sequence ATGTTTGAGCTTGACCTGAGGAGCCGAAAGCCAATATACGAACAGCTGGTAGATAAAATGAAAGAGCTGATCATTAATGAAGTGCTCAAACCTGATGAACAATTGCCTTCGGTGCGGCAAATGGCACAGCAATTGACAATTAACCCAAATACAATTCAAAAGGCATATAGGGAGCTTGAAGTTCAAGGCTTTATTTATTCATTAAAGGGCAAGGGAAGCTTTGTCAATCCGATGGATCCAGGCAAAGATGCTGATAAAATCCTGCAAGTAAAGCAGGATCTGGAAAAGCTTCTGCAGGAAGCACTTTACCTGGGCATTCCTGCAGAAGAGTTGCATGAGATGATAAAGAACATTGATGCGTTGAAAGGGGGAACCGGGCAGGATGATTCAAATGATAGAGATAAATAA
- a CDS encoding VanW family protein codes for MKWLLTIGFILSSSTANNQDEIDIMWDGEPVAEVQRSDFSIPWFGYPILNHTMLETLNKQLSLQIRKDPANAGLDDYGKIIPEDVGYILDEKRFKKSFTTSFFEQHHSQIQIPTLPVYPKVDSEIISSIRTNLIGHYITYFNSRNKERTHNINLAAEAINNHVVFPGETFSFNKVVGKRTASKGYRPAPIIVRGELSEGIGGGICQVSSTLFNAADRSGLKILERYSHSKQVPYVPPGRDATVSWYGPDFTFKNKYNQPILIRAKAYPGKMIVLIYSSDEINIEKRKIPSANGNMIIPEEPL; via the coding sequence ATGAAATGGTTACTCACAATTGGTTTTATACTTTCAAGCAGCACTGCTAATAATCAAGACGAAATAGATATTATGTGGGATGGTGAACCGGTTGCAGAAGTACAGCGCTCTGATTTTTCAATTCCATGGTTTGGATATCCAATCCTCAATCACACAATGCTGGAAACATTAAATAAACAGCTGTCTCTCCAGATCAGGAAAGATCCGGCAAATGCCGGTCTGGATGATTACGGGAAAATCATTCCTGAAGACGTAGGATACATACTCGATGAAAAAAGGTTCAAGAAGAGTTTCACCACGAGTTTTTTTGAACAACATCACTCACAGATCCAAATCCCTACTTTACCTGTTTACCCAAAGGTCGACAGCGAAATTATCTCAAGTATTAGAACAAATTTAATTGGCCATTATATAACCTATTTCAATAGCAGGAACAAGGAACGGACGCATAATATCAACCTTGCCGCCGAAGCGATTAATAATCATGTTGTTTTTCCGGGGGAAACCTTTTCCTTCAATAAGGTTGTTGGCAAACGCACGGCCTCAAAAGGCTACCGGCCTGCACCAATCATTGTCAGAGGTGAACTGTCTGAGGGTATTGGCGGAGGAATCTGCCAAGTGTCGTCAACACTCTTTAATGCTGCTGACCGCTCAGGCTTAAAGATACTTGAGCGCTATTCCCATAGTAAACAGGTTCCCTACGTTCCTCCAGGCAGGGATGCAACAGTAAGTTGGTATGGTCCGGATTTCACTTTCAAAAACAAATACAATCAGCCAATCCTGATCAGGGCAAAAGCATATCCAGGAAAAATGATTGTGCTGATATACTCTTCTGACGAAATCAATATAGAAAAACGGAAAATCCCCAGTGCAAATGGCAATATGATCATCCCAGAAGAACCTTTATGA
- a CDS encoding penicillin-binding protein 2 → MPKKKNTTPIRVNILFFSVFILFSLLVLRLGIVQIVHGEDYKREINRKEDVTVNNPVPRGRMLDRDLKVIVDNKPLNAITYTNNGASQKEMLEVAAKLAKIIDKDTDKVRERDMKDFWMIKHPEEAKKLIKDKEMELFRNKKLKDKDLYKLQIERITKKHLDQLTKEDIEELAIFSIMNSGYKFVPQIIKNKDVTMEEFAVVNENLSVLPGVNATTDWDRQYNYEDAFKPVLGRITTSSEGLPAERLDYFLSRGYTLNDRVGKSNLEMEYEDVLQGKKEKIVNVTDKSGELLEKELVSEGQRGKDLILSIDMDLQLAVEEIIEKELWAAKRSPGTSLLDSAYVVLMDPNTGEILTMAGKKIVKDKETNEMSMKDDALGNISQTFNVGSVVKGATVLTGYKTGAINSATRFDDRALDIKGTPIKKSYAYLGTPNDIEALKLSSNVYMFHTAIRIGNGVYRYKQPLNLDPKVWDTIRNSFASFGLGIRTGIDLPNEQTGAKGANSPVGKVLDLVIGQYDTYSNMQLAQYISTIANGGYRMQPRIVKEIREPSTNGEELGSVYKSFSPKVLNDTGIKEQWLDRVHTGFKKVMQEPGGTAYRYFSTATYSPAGKTGTAEAFYDGQYRVPGEKLIPTMNLSLVGYAPSDNPEIAMAVVVPWAYQGSVDHGANKKIGRAVMDAYFNKKNGVKEPVDETVE, encoded by the coding sequence TTGCCTAAAAAAAAGAATACAACGCCTATTAGGGTTAATATTTTGTTCTTTTCAGTCTTCATTCTCTTTTCATTGCTGGTGTTGCGCCTCGGCATCGTGCAAATCGTTCATGGAGAAGATTATAAACGCGAAATAAACCGAAAGGAAGATGTGACAGTCAATAATCCTGTACCGCGAGGAAGAATGCTGGACAGAGATCTTAAGGTGATTGTCGACAACAAACCACTGAATGCTATTACATATACGAACAACGGTGCGTCCCAAAAAGAGATGCTCGAGGTTGCCGCAAAATTGGCCAAAATCATTGACAAAGATACAGATAAAGTGCGAGAACGAGATATGAAAGATTTCTGGATGATCAAGCATCCTGAAGAAGCAAAAAAACTAATAAAAGATAAAGAAATGGAGCTTTTTAGAAATAAAAAGCTTAAAGATAAAGATCTATATAAACTGCAGATTGAAAGAATTACGAAAAAGCACCTTGATCAACTAACTAAGGAGGATATAGAAGAGCTGGCCATTTTCAGCATCATGAACAGCGGTTATAAATTTGTACCGCAAATTATCAAAAACAAGGATGTCACCATGGAAGAATTTGCAGTTGTAAACGAGAATCTTTCCGTGCTCCCTGGTGTTAATGCAACCACAGATTGGGATCGGCAATATAATTATGAAGATGCCTTCAAACCTGTACTAGGACGAATCACAACCAGCAGTGAAGGCCTTCCGGCTGAAAGACTCGATTATTTCCTGTCACGGGGCTATACACTCAATGACCGCGTCGGAAAAAGCAATCTTGAAATGGAATATGAGGATGTACTGCAGGGCAAGAAAGAAAAAATAGTGAATGTGACTGATAAGTCCGGTGAGCTATTGGAAAAGGAACTAGTTTCAGAAGGACAGCGCGGAAAAGATTTAATTCTAAGTATCGATATGGACCTCCAGCTTGCGGTAGAGGAAATTATCGAAAAAGAATTATGGGCTGCCAAAAGATCACCTGGAACTTCACTCCTTGACAGTGCATATGTCGTTTTAATGGATCCAAACACTGGTGAAATATTGACAATGGCGGGAAAAAAGATCGTAAAAGATAAGGAAACAAACGAAATGTCTATGAAAGACGACGCACTTGGCAACATCAGCCAAACTTTTAACGTGGGTTCTGTAGTTAAAGGAGCGACGGTGTTGACCGGCTATAAAACAGGCGCTATCAATTCAGCTACCCGGTTTGATGATCGCGCACTTGATATAAAAGGAACTCCAATCAAAAAATCTTATGCTTATTTAGGAACCCCGAATGATATTGAGGCTTTGAAGTTGTCATCCAATGTCTATATGTTCCACACTGCTATCCGGATTGGAAATGGTGTTTATCGTTATAAGCAACCTTTGAATCTTGATCCGAAGGTTTGGGATACGATCCGAAATTCCTTTGCCTCTTTTGGCCTTGGAATCCGGACAGGTATTGACCTGCCGAATGAACAAACAGGGGCAAAAGGAGCAAATTCCCCAGTTGGTAAAGTGCTTGACTTGGTCATTGGACAATATGATACGTATTCAAATATGCAGCTTGCCCAGTATATCTCCACGATTGCCAACGGAGGCTACAGAATGCAGCCAAGAATCGTTAAGGAAATCCGTGAACCTTCGACCAATGGTGAGGAGCTGGGATCAGTATATAAGTCCTTTTCTCCAAAAGTACTGAACGATACTGGCATTAAGGAACAATGGCTTGATAGAGTCCATACCGGTTTCAAAAAAGTTATGCAAGAGCCAGGTGGTACCGCCTATCGGTACTTCAGCACAGCAACATACTCGCCTGCTGGCAAGACTGGAACGGCAGAGGCGTTCTATGACGGACAGTACCGGGTACCCGGTGAAAAACTAATCCCAACGATGAATCTTAGCCTTGTTGGATATGCACCATCTGACAATCCAGAAATAGCCATGGCAGTTGTTGTTCCCTGGGCTTATCAGGGCAGTGTCGACCACGGAGCAAATAAAAAAATTGGCCGTGCTGTGATGGATGCATACTTCAACAAGAAAAATGGAGTTAAAGAACCTGTTGATGAAACTGTTGAATGA